The proteins below are encoded in one region of Metabacillus dongyingensis:
- a CDS encoding MogA/MoaB family molybdenum cofactor biosynthesis protein, whose amino-acid sequence MSSIEHKLQAPSKVYCKIITVSDTRTADTDKSGQLISALIKKAGHEVVQYEIIPDEETLIKSAVNSGCKSSEVDVILLNGGTGIAKRDVTIEAVQSLLEKEIPGFGELFRMLSYQEDIGSSAILSRAISGVSDDTVIFSMPGSAGAVKLAMEKLIIPELGHVVREVNKDLK is encoded by the coding sequence ATGAGTTCAATTGAACATAAATTGCAGGCACCTTCAAAGGTATATTGCAAAATTATAACGGTCAGCGATACTAGAACGGCAGATACGGATAAAAGCGGTCAGCTAATCTCGGCGCTTATTAAAAAAGCAGGTCATGAGGTTGTTCAATATGAAATCATTCCTGATGAAGAAACGTTAATTAAAAGCGCTGTTAACAGCGGGTGCAAATCGAGTGAGGTTGACGTGATCCTCCTAAATGGAGGCACTGGAATTGCAAAAAGAGACGTAACAATTGAAGCAGTTCAGAGCTTGCTTGAAAAAGAGATTCCAGGCTTTGGAGAGCTGTTCAGAATGCTGAGCTACCAGGAGGACATTGGATCATCAGCCATCCTGAGCAGAGCTATAAGCGGCGTTTCAGATGATACAGTTATCTTCTCTATGCCAGGTTCTGCGGGTGCTGTTAAACTGGCAATGGAAAAGCTGATCATACCGGAATTGGGACATGTTGTAAGAGAAGTTAATAAAGATCTGAAATAA
- a CDS encoding EcsC family protein, with protein MTLSNRESQLLAEIQVWEQRLREDLRSDFGRTYDKWLNRKLNGIPEPIKRKFFDKLDDILFHLHSFIQNSHVQHDARQQLLMTAKTFDEDIHHIYDLKKLSVDQLHYISDLQLSKHRLYSFVQGGLAGTGGFLLMGIDLPAQMLLNLRAVQMTALSYGYEVNSPFEMMTSLKVYHAALLPKHLRYKQWVDLTDDLNNKEENPFFYEGEDKLANQASIDHLLKQLLKVSAISMLRKKMIGGIPLIGMAIGAGINYQLTRQITDFAHQYYRYRLLLEKKEADYEFN; from the coding sequence ATGACGCTATCAAATCGGGAAAGTCAGTTGCTTGCAGAAATACAAGTGTGGGAACAGCGCTTGAGGGAGGATCTTCGCTCAGATTTTGGCCGCACGTATGACAAGTGGCTAAACCGAAAGCTTAACGGCATTCCAGAGCCGATCAAACGGAAATTCTTCGATAAGCTTGACGATATCCTCTTTCATTTGCATTCTTTCATTCAAAACTCACATGTGCAGCATGATGCAAGACAGCAGCTGCTCATGACAGCAAAAACATTTGATGAAGACATTCATCACATTTATGATTTAAAAAAACTCAGTGTAGATCAGCTGCATTACATATCAGATTTACAATTGTCCAAGCATCGTCTATATTCATTCGTTCAAGGCGGTTTAGCAGGGACAGGGGGATTCCTATTAATGGGAATTGATCTTCCAGCTCAAATGCTGTTAAACCTGCGTGCAGTACAAATGACAGCTCTAAGCTACGGCTATGAAGTGAATTCTCCTTTTGAAATGATGACATCTTTAAAAGTTTATCATGCTGCACTTCTTCCCAAGCATCTGCGCTATAAGCAATGGGTTGATCTGACAGATGACCTGAATAACAAAGAGGAAAATCCGTTTTTTTATGAGGGAGAAGACAAGCTTGCCAATCAGGCGAGCATTGATCATTTACTTAAACAGCTTTTAAAAGTATCAGCTATATCCATGCTGCGAAAAAAGATGATTGGCGGTATTCCATTGATAGGTATGGCTATTGGGGCTGGAATAAATTACCAGCTGACAAGGCAAATTACAGATTTTGCCCATCAATATTACCGCTACAGGCTGCTGCTTGAAAAAAAGGAGGCCGATTATGAGTTCAATTGA
- a CDS encoding Na+/H+ antiporter NhaC family protein, whose translation MEYAWLSLVPFLIVIALSIWLKEILPGLVLGLLAGSFIVKAELLGGLQQVLNYVLETLADDTNMKIIVFLYLFGGLVGMMKISGGIKGFSEWVGKKVKSERGLLSIIWLSLPFTFMMPMFRIMMIGPVIKSLMEKTELSKQKVGFTMDVSTASTIVLLPAGTAFTGFMLSLVESGIERNHLDLYPYQIYLSSIPFNFFAIVMLFLGLISTFRKSKKQSRAKKQKAAAEEHPYHGIGLKQELEEVKAQPWHLIVPLFFLLGLSMFLLWQDGTEKGGNTVFQSFAKADATFVMLLAVFLTLVITFLFYSIRRVPLKETLYHFYDGGNQMMQAIILLILVWALSLSAEDIGFSDFISLTLGNVLPASLVPAIIFLLGSAVGYFIGSSWGTWGLFMPLGMTLAVASGASIPLTVGAVFASGAFGAMTSPLGDTTITTASILEMPVVEYARYKLTFTAVGCAAAAILYVAAGLLLN comes from the coding sequence TTGGAATACGCCTGGCTCTCACTTGTTCCGTTTTTAATTGTTATTGCACTATCTATATGGCTGAAAGAAATTTTGCCCGGACTCGTACTTGGTCTGCTTGCAGGTTCTTTTATTGTAAAGGCAGAACTTTTAGGAGGTCTGCAGCAAGTACTGAATTATGTTCTCGAAACGCTGGCGGATGATACAAATATGAAAATTATTGTTTTTTTGTATTTATTTGGCGGGTTAGTCGGAATGATGAAAATTTCCGGAGGAATTAAAGGGTTCTCAGAGTGGGTCGGAAAGAAAGTAAAGTCAGAACGGGGGCTGTTAAGCATTATTTGGCTGTCTTTGCCCTTTACCTTCATGATGCCGATGTTTCGGATTATGATGATCGGGCCAGTCATTAAGTCACTTATGGAAAAAACCGAACTGTCAAAACAAAAAGTTGGTTTTACAATGGATGTTTCAACTGCTTCTACAATTGTTTTATTGCCCGCAGGCACTGCATTTACTGGTTTTATGCTTTCATTGGTAGAGAGCGGAATTGAAAGAAATCACCTGGACCTCTATCCCTATCAAATTTACCTCTCAAGCATACCTTTTAATTTCTTTGCAATTGTCATGCTTTTTCTTGGACTGATCAGCACGTTCAGAAAATCTAAAAAACAGAGCAGGGCAAAAAAACAAAAGGCAGCGGCAGAAGAGCACCCCTATCATGGAATAGGGCTTAAGCAAGAGCTGGAAGAAGTAAAAGCTCAACCCTGGCATTTAATAGTCCCTTTATTTTTTCTTCTTGGACTATCAATGTTTCTGCTTTGGCAGGATGGCACTGAAAAGGGCGGAAATACAGTTTTTCAATCTTTTGCAAAAGCGGATGCAACCTTCGTTATGCTGCTTGCTGTCTTCTTGACATTGGTGATTACCTTTTTGTTTTACAGCATACGCCGAGTCCCGCTGAAAGAAACACTCTATCATTTTTATGACGGCGGCAATCAGATGATGCAAGCAATTATCCTTCTTATTTTAGTATGGGCCCTTTCCCTTTCAGCCGAGGATATTGGCTTTTCTGATTTCATCAGTTTGACGCTTGGGAACGTTCTGCCTGCTTCCTTAGTGCCGGCCATTATCTTTTTGCTTGGCTCTGCTGTCGGTTATTTTATCGGATCTTCCTGGGGGACGTGGGGATTATTTATGCCGCTTGGGATGACACTTGCGGTCGCTTCAGGTGCTTCCATACCGCTTACAGTGGGCGCGGTATTTGCAAGCGGGGCATTTGGCGCCATGACCTCACCGCTCGGAGATACTACCATTACTACAGCATCAATCCTCGAGATGCCTGTTGTAGAGTATGCCCGCTATAAATTGACTTTTACCGCAGTCGGCTGTGCAGCTGCAGCCATATTATATGTTGCCGCAGGTCTTTTATTAAATTGA
- a CDS encoding acetate kinase — protein MAKVIAINAGSSSLKFQLFEMPAEDVLTAGLVERIGLDQAVFTISVNGEKITETTDIPDHAVAVKILLSKLTELGIIGSLDEIEGIGHRVVHGGEKFDDSVLITPETLKEIEELSELAPLHNPANVVGIKAFKEVLPNVPAVAVFDTAFHQTMPEQSFLYSLPYEYYEKFGIRKYGFHGTSHKYVSERAAELLGRPIEQLRLISCHLGNGASIAAIEGGKSIDTSMGFTPLAGVAMGTRSGNIDPALIPFIMEKTGHSAIEVLDILNKKSGLLGISGLSSDLRDITKAAEGGNDRARTSLEVFASRIHKYIGSYAARMSGVDAIIFTAGIGENSIDIRERVLRGLEFMGVYWDPALNQVRGEEAFVSYPHSPVKVIIIPTNEEVMIARDVERIAK, from the coding sequence ATGGCAAAAGTAATTGCAATTAATGCAGGGAGCTCTTCTTTGAAGTTCCAATTATTCGAAATGCCGGCTGAGGACGTTTTAACGGCTGGTCTTGTAGAACGAATCGGTTTAGATCAAGCCGTATTTACGATTTCAGTAAACGGGGAAAAAATAACAGAGACAACAGATATTCCAGATCATGCTGTTGCTGTTAAAATCCTGCTTTCTAAATTAACAGAGCTTGGAATAATCGGTTCGTTGGATGAAATTGAAGGAATTGGCCACCGTGTTGTTCACGGCGGAGAAAAATTCGATGATTCCGTACTTATTACTCCTGAAACATTGAAAGAAATTGAAGAGCTATCAGAACTTGCTCCTCTTCATAATCCGGCTAACGTTGTCGGTATCAAAGCATTTAAAGAGGTTCTTCCAAACGTGCCTGCTGTAGCTGTTTTTGATACAGCTTTTCATCAGACAATGCCGGAACAATCTTTCTTATACAGCCTTCCATACGAGTATTATGAGAAATTCGGCATTCGTAAATACGGTTTCCACGGAACATCTCATAAGTACGTTTCAGAAAGAGCAGCTGAATTATTAGGCCGTCCGATTGAACAGCTTCGTCTTATTTCCTGTCATTTAGGGAACGGTGCAAGTATTGCTGCGATTGAAGGCGGAAAATCCATTGATACATCAATGGGCTTTACCCCGCTTGCTGGTGTAGCGATGGGAACTCGTTCAGGGAATATCGATCCTGCTTTAATTCCATTCATTATGGAGAAAACAGGTCATTCTGCTATTGAAGTATTGGACATTTTAAACAAAAAAAGCGGTCTGCTTGGAATTTCAGGATTATCATCCGACCTGCGCGACATTACAAAAGCTGCAGAAGGGGGAAATGATCGTGCAAGAACTTCATTAGAAGTATTTGCAAGCAGAATCCACAAATATATCGGTTCCTATGCAGCGCGCATGTCAGGTGTAGATGCTATCATCTTCACTGCTGGAATCGGGGAAAACAGCATCGATATTCGCGAACGTGTACTTCGCGGATTAGAATTCATGGGTGTATACTGGGATCCTGCACTTAATCAGGTTCGCGGCGAAGAGGCGTTCGTAAGCTATCCTCATTCACCAGTAAAAGTCATCATTATTCCAACAAATGAGGAAGTTATGATTGCGCGTGATGTTGAACGCATTGCTAAATAA
- a CDS encoding class I SAM-dependent methyltransferase — MQAVSKVEKLFSLMNESAELISKELNCTYIEAVAETGENLFQNEVLQEEMSEIAKKNLAKKYEQLNIRSYEKEEIRKAFQLVILKGLKEGAHANHQMTPDTVGLFTGYLVNKFASDQKEISLLDPAVGTGNLLTTVLNHLKQEQTENFGVEVDDLLIKLAFLNANLGEHSVQFYNQDSLEPLYVDPVDYVICDLPIGYYPNDVGADKFELKADSGHSYSHHLFIEQSIKYTKAGGYLFFIVPNHLFESKEAPKLKEYLKEHVIVQGLLQLPESLFKDKQHAKSIFILQKKGEGVTAPKHAMLAELPKFSDKAGMQSIMKQLDSWFAENKK; from the coding sequence ATGCAAGCCGTTTCGAAAGTAGAGAAGCTGTTTAGTTTGATGAATGAATCAGCTGAATTAATTTCAAAAGAATTAAATTGTACATATATAGAGGCAGTTGCCGAAACTGGAGAGAATTTATTTCAAAATGAAGTACTTCAGGAGGAAATGAGCGAAATCGCCAAAAAGAACCTTGCAAAGAAATATGAGCAATTAAATATCCGTTCATATGAAAAAGAAGAAATCCGCAAAGCGTTCCAGCTCGTTATCTTAAAAGGGCTGAAAGAAGGCGCTCATGCCAATCACCAAATGACTCCTGATACGGTTGGCTTGTTCACCGGATATCTAGTTAATAAATTTGCTTCAGATCAAAAGGAAATCTCCCTCCTCGATCCAGCTGTGGGGACTGGGAATTTATTAACAACTGTTCTAAATCACTTGAAACAAGAGCAAACAGAAAATTTTGGCGTAGAAGTAGATGACCTTCTTATAAAGCTTGCTTTTTTAAATGCAAATCTTGGAGAGCACTCCGTTCAGTTTTACAATCAGGATTCTCTGGAACCACTCTATGTTGATCCTGTTGATTATGTCATTTGTGATTTGCCGATCGGCTATTATCCGAATGATGTTGGTGCAGATAAATTTGAACTCAAGGCTGACAGCGGCCACTCTTATTCCCACCATCTCTTTATTGAGCAAAGCATTAAGTACACAAAAGCAGGAGGATATCTTTTCTTTATCGTGCCAAATCATTTATTTGAATCAAAAGAAGCACCAAAGCTAAAGGAATACTTAAAAGAGCATGTCATAGTACAAGGCCTTCTTCAGTTGCCAGAGTCTTTGTTCAAAGATAAACAGCATGCTAAAAGCATTTTTATCCTTCAGAAAAAGGGAGAAGGCGTCACTGCTCCTAAACACGCAATGCTTGCCGAACTTCCGAAGTTTTCAGATAAAGCAGGCATGCAGTCCATTATGAAACAGCTGGACAGCTGGTTTGCAGAAAATAAAAAGTGA
- the tpx gene encoding thiol peroxidase, producing MASITFKQNPVTLIGNEVKVGDTAPNFTVLANDMSEVSLSDSKGQVRILSVVPSIDTGVCDAQTRRFNEEAAKLDNLKVLTVSVDLPFAQKRWCAANGIENVQTVSDHRDLSFGEAYGVHIQELRLLARAVFVVDSNDKVTYVEYVSEATDHPDYDAAIEAAKAAN from the coding sequence ATGGCATCTATTACATTTAAACAAAATCCGGTAACGCTTATTGGCAATGAGGTAAAGGTTGGGGACACGGCTCCTAATTTCACTGTGCTTGCAAATGATATGTCTGAAGTTTCATTATCTGATTCTAAAGGTCAAGTCCGAATTCTATCTGTTGTACCTTCTATTGATACGGGTGTATGTGATGCACAAACACGCCGTTTTAATGAAGAAGCAGCTAAATTGGATAATTTAAAAGTATTAACTGTCAGTGTAGATCTTCCTTTTGCTCAAAAGCGCTGGTGTGCAGCTAATGGCATTGAAAATGTCCAAACGGTTTCTGATCACCGCGATCTGTCTTTTGGCGAAGCATACGGTGTACATATCCAGGAATTAAGACTGCTGGCACGTGCTGTATTTGTAGTTGACAGCAATGATAAAGTGACATACGTTGAATACGTAAGTGAAGCAACAGATCATCCTGATTACGATGCTGCAATTGAGGCTGCTAAAGCTGCAAACTGA
- the ytfJ gene encoding GerW family sporulation protein, with protein sequence MSDHPIQGLMKTAMENLKQMIDVNTIIGDPVETPDGSVILTVSKVGFGFAAGGSEFNASGSEEKNHSGTGTGGSAGGHKLPFGGGSGGGVSITPIAFLIVGTNGVKMLHLDESTHLYEKILDTAPQAVEKIQGIFKKNRSDQNQSSAQQQQKEDFNI encoded by the coding sequence ATGAGTGATCATCCGATTCAAGGACTTATGAAAACAGCTATGGAAAACCTGAAACAAATGATTGATGTAAACACTATCATTGGTGATCCTGTAGAAACACCTGATGGCAGCGTCATTTTAACCGTTTCAAAGGTTGGCTTTGGTTTTGCTGCTGGCGGAAGTGAATTTAACGCCTCAGGCAGCGAGGAAAAAAATCATTCTGGAACAGGAACAGGCGGGTCAGCAGGCGGTCATAAATTACCTTTTGGCGGAGGCAGCGGCGGCGGTGTTTCCATTACTCCGATTGCATTTTTAATTGTTGGCACAAATGGCGTAAAGATGCTGCATTTAGATGAAAGCACGCATTTATACGAAAAAATTCTGGATACTGCTCCTCAGGCGGTAGAGAAAATTCAGGGGATTTTCAAAAAAAATCGCAGTGATCAAAATCAATCAAGTGCTCAGCAGCAGCAAAAAGAAGATTTTAATATTTAA
- a CDS encoding DUF2953 domain-containing protein, producing the protein MKVLWIWIIACALFLFFLFLTMKITVIFDLKHVGDDDEIKVKLKALFGLLKYTIKIPLIKVDPNGPNLILKEEKKMGKADKPKEKDEKISPDDFLTSIKDVKELTEHIVHLHVIIRKFLQHVKIVKFEWRSQLGTGDAATTGMLIGPGWTIKGAAVAVISGYMKLKSQPIISIEPNFYQKSSKTILSCMLHFRTGHAMVAGLRLLKYWRGGRPTFINQQLSFLSKEKKNKPA; encoded by the coding sequence ATGAAGGTGTTATGGATCTGGATTATTGCATGTGCACTTTTTTTGTTCTTTCTTTTCCTTACTATGAAAATAACGGTTATTTTCGATTTAAAACATGTAGGTGACGATGATGAAATAAAGGTCAAGCTGAAAGCTTTATTCGGGCTGCTGAAATATACTATTAAAATCCCTCTAATAAAAGTAGACCCCAATGGACCAAATCTCATTTTAAAGGAAGAGAAAAAAATGGGTAAGGCGGACAAGCCGAAAGAAAAAGATGAAAAAATCTCTCCTGATGATTTTTTGACGAGTATAAAAGATGTTAAAGAACTGACTGAGCATATTGTTCATTTACATGTTATTATCCGAAAATTTTTACAGCATGTGAAAATTGTTAAATTTGAATGGCGCTCTCAGTTAGGGACCGGAGATGCTGCGACTACAGGTATGCTTATTGGCCCGGGCTGGACAATAAAAGGAGCAGCGGTAGCGGTTATCAGTGGATATATGAAACTGAAAAGCCAGCCAATTATATCAATTGAGCCAAATTTTTATCAAAAGAGTTCAAAAACAATCCTTTCATGTATGCTTCACTTTCGAACCGGGCATGCTATGGTAGCGGGATTACGCTTGCTCAAATATTGGAGAGGCGGACGTCCAACCTTTATTAATCAGCAACTTTCTTTTCTTTCTAAAGAAAAGAAAAATAAACCAGCTTAG
- a CDS encoding RDD family protein, protein MDATYEEGHNHEQPLQRIEESHPVMNIHYAGFWLRFWAYLIDLIVIGSVNRIVFHPLFTWLEVPTSDNFIFSPIQICTAVSFYLYFVLMTKYLGQTLGKMVFGLKVISLKQEKLSWSTIFFRELIGRFISKFTWIGYAVTAFTPKKQGVHDLFADTAVITEYMKKHEPAAD, encoded by the coding sequence ATGGATGCTACGTATGAAGAAGGACATAACCATGAGCAGCCTCTTCAGAGAATAGAAGAAAGCCATCCAGTAATGAATATTCATTACGCAGGCTTTTGGCTCCGGTTTTGGGCATATTTAATTGATTTAATTGTCATTGGAAGCGTAAATCGCATCGTCTTTCATCCGTTGTTTACTTGGCTTGAGGTGCCCACATCAGACAATTTCATTTTCTCCCCCATCCAAATTTGTACGGCTGTCTCTTTCTACTTGTACTTTGTCTTGATGACAAAGTATTTGGGGCAGACATTGGGGAAAATGGTTTTTGGGCTTAAGGTTATATCTCTTAAGCAAGAAAAGCTGTCGTGGAGTACCATATTTTTCAGAGAGCTGATCGGTCGTTTCATTTCGAAATTCACATGGATCGGATATGCTGTCACTGCCTTTACGCCTAAAAAGCAGGGAGTACATGATCTCTTTGCAGATACAGCTGTTATAACGGAATATATGAAAAAACATGAACCTGCTGCCGATTAA
- the sppA gene encoding signal peptide peptidase SppA yields MNGKRWGALVIAAVLFGISIVVSLTNMALANSNAFTNALTANEEFTETVLEPGNESKKIVVLEVNGVIQDTGENVTSFFETAGYQHQQFLDMIDAAAKDKSVRGIMLKVNSPGGGVVESAEIHKHLIEAKEKHKKSIYVSMGTTAASGGYYISAPADKIYAAPDTLTGSLGVIMQGINYSGLAEKYGVKFETVKSGEFKDIMSPAREMTPEDREILQAMVDNAYRGFVDVIADGRGLSDGEVRKLADGRIYDGRQAKELNLIDELGFSDDALKGMKKDLKLEGAHVIEYETSAGLDSLLALGANKVFSEEFELMGLYRFFSQSNSPRMMYLYSE; encoded by the coding sequence ATGAATGGAAAACGATGGGGGGCCCTTGTCATTGCTGCTGTCCTGTTTGGTATTTCAATAGTAGTCAGCTTAACCAATATGGCTTTGGCAAACAGCAATGCTTTTACAAATGCCCTAACTGCAAATGAAGAGTTTACAGAAACGGTTTTGGAACCTGGAAATGAATCTAAAAAAATTGTTGTCCTTGAAGTGAACGGAGTGATTCAGGATACAGGCGAAAATGTCACTTCATTTTTTGAAACTGCAGGTTATCAGCATCAGCAATTTTTAGATATGATTGATGCTGCTGCGAAAGATAAAAGTGTTCGCGGCATTATGCTGAAAGTGAATTCTCCGGGTGGAGGAGTCGTTGAAAGTGCAGAAATACATAAGCATTTAATCGAGGCAAAAGAAAAACATAAGAAAAGTATCTATGTTTCTATGGGTACCACTGCTGCTTCTGGAGGATATTATATCTCAGCTCCAGCTGATAAAATCTATGCGGCGCCTGATACATTGACGGGCTCATTAGGAGTTATTATGCAGGGCATTAACTACAGCGGTCTGGCAGAGAAGTACGGCGTAAAATTTGAAACGGTGAAAAGCGGAGAGTTTAAAGACATTATGTCTCCTGCACGTGAAATGACGCCTGAAGACAGAGAAATTCTGCAGGCGATGGTTGATAATGCATATCGGGGCTTTGTTGATGTGATCGCCGACGGGCGCGGCTTGTCTGACGGGGAAGTGCGCAAACTTGCTGATGGCCGAATTTATGATGGACGTCAGGCTAAGGAATTAAACTTAATTGATGAACTGGGTTTTTCCGATGATGCACTTAAAGGTATGAAAAAAGATCTCAAGTTAGAGGGTGCTCACGTTATTGAATATGAAACTAGTGCAGGCCTCGATTCATTGCTTGCGCTTGGCGCCAATAAAGTGTTCAGCGAGGAATTTGAGCTGATGGGATTATACCGCTTTTTCTCACAATCTAATTCACCGCGGATGATGTACCTTTATTCAGAATAA
- a CDS encoding NAD kinase, with protein MTDNRRNVYFYYKKEDELVQKVKGLTSLAEEQGFNVVPDSKQANIIVSIGGDGTFLQAVRKTNFRDDCLYVGISVKGTVSLYCDFKVEETDKIIEAMKEAQIEVRRYPILDVTIDGHTTFQCLNECSIRSGIIKTFVIDVFIDDLHFETFRGDGMIISTPTGSTAYNKSVQGAVVDPLLPCLQVSELASLNNNKYRTLGSPFILSADRKLTLKIVQDGNDHPVIGMDNDALSIRHVEKIDLSLSHSIIKTVKLKDNSFWEKVKRTFL; from the coding sequence ATGACAGATAATCGCCGCAACGTTTATTTTTATTACAAAAAAGAGGACGAACTAGTACAAAAAGTGAAAGGGCTTACCTCTCTTGCTGAAGAACAGGGATTTAACGTTGTACCTGATTCAAAGCAGGCAAATATTATCGTAAGCATAGGCGGTGACGGCACGTTCCTTCAGGCTGTAAGAAAAACGAATTTCAGAGATGACTGTCTGTATGTAGGTATTTCTGTTAAAGGAACGGTAAGCCTATACTGTGACTTTAAAGTTGAAGAAACAGATAAAATCATTGAAGCAATGAAAGAAGCGCAAATCGAAGTAAGACGCTATCCGATTCTCGATGTTACAATTGACGGCCACACGACCTTTCAGTGTCTGAATGAATGCTCCATCCGCTCTGGCATTATCAAAACATTTGTCATAGATGTTTTCATTGACGACCTTCATTTTGAAACATTCAGAGGAGACGGCATGATTATTTCCACGCCTACAGGTAGCACCGCCTACAATAAATCTGTACAGGGTGCTGTAGTCGATCCGCTCCTTCCATGTCTTCAAGTAAGTGAGCTTGCGTCACTTAATAACAATAAATATCGAACACTCGGATCTCCATTCATCTTAAGCGCAGACAGAAAATTGACTCTGAAAATTGTCCAGGATGGTAATGACCATCCCGTAATCGGCATGGATAATGACGCACTAAGCATCCGCCACGTCGAAAAAATTGATCTGTCACTAAGTCACTCCATTATTAAAACGGTAAAACTAAAAGATAATTCATTCTGGGAAAAAGTGAAGCGGACGTTTTTATAA
- a CDS encoding amidohydrolase, giving the protein MGTLWFGGTIYTLIEENDTVEAVYVENGLVVAAGDEEKIRADYPCTDEINLKGSIMIPGFTDSHMHLMGHGEKLIRLDFTGMTSSDQVIQSLREKAEGLEPGTWIVGEGWNENQFEDKKIIHRRELDEVTCTHPLMLKRICHHAVIVNTKAMELAGITPATPDPEGGVIVKDPDGNPTGYLLDQAQELVFQAQPQVSVAYLKEALMKSIEDCHKKGLVGGHTEDLAYYGSLENTLHAYDEVMNHEKKKFRAHLLVHHLVADEFMQKERNLGPFIEFGAMKLFADGALGGRTALLSSPYEDDPDTNGVSIHSDENLKRLIQTARTYEMEAAIHTIGDLAFEKALDAIEAYPPVKKNQHDRLIHAQILRRDLIERAKKLPIILDIQPRFVSSDFPWVIDRIGEDRMKDCYAWKTMISEGLKCAGGSDAPIEPIDPLLGIYSAVKRESIYDHQVYMPEEKLSVYEAVELYTKGSAYAIHHENDRGCIAKGYSADFTVLNRDIFKEDALLETEVVMTVVDNTIVYNRERHAN; this is encoded by the coding sequence GTGGGCACGCTTTGGTTTGGCGGAACAATTTATACTTTAATAGAAGAAAACGATACGGTTGAAGCGGTCTATGTTGAAAATGGCCTTGTAGTTGCTGCCGGGGATGAGGAAAAGATCCGGGCTGATTACCCGTGCACGGATGAAATAAATCTTAAAGGCAGCATCATGATTCCAGGATTTACAGACAGCCATATGCATTTAATGGGTCATGGTGAAAAACTGATCCGTTTGGATTTTACTGGCATGACTTCATCTGATCAGGTCATTCAGAGTCTTCGCGAGAAGGCAGAAGGACTTGAGCCGGGAACGTGGATTGTTGGTGAAGGGTGGAATGAAAATCAGTTTGAAGATAAAAAAATTATTCATCGCAGAGAGCTTGATGAAGTAACTTGCACTCACCCTTTGATGCTTAAACGAATTTGCCATCATGCAGTAATCGTTAATACAAAAGCAATGGAACTTGCCGGAATAACACCTGCAACCCCGGACCCTGAAGGCGGAGTTATCGTAAAGGATCCTGACGGAAATCCTACAGGCTACTTGCTTGATCAGGCACAGGAACTTGTTTTTCAGGCGCAGCCTCAAGTGTCTGTTGCATACTTAAAAGAAGCATTGATGAAATCGATAGAGGATTGCCACAAAAAAGGTCTTGTAGGCGGACATACTGAAGATTTGGCCTATTATGGCAGTCTTGAAAATACTTTGCATGCTTATGATGAAGTCATGAATCATGAAAAAAAGAAATTCAGAGCTCATTTGCTTGTCCATCATTTAGTGGCAGATGAATTTATGCAAAAGGAAAGAAATCTAGGGCCATTTATTGAATTTGGGGCAATGAAGCTCTTTGCAGACGGTGCGCTTGGAGGCAGAACAGCTCTATTAAGCAGTCCTTACGAGGATGATCCTGATACAAACGGAGTAAGCATTCACTCTGATGAAAACCTGAAACGCCTGATTCAAACAGCAAGAACCTACGAAATGGAAGCAGCTATTCATACAATTGGCGATTTAGCTTTCGAAAAGGCTCTTGATGCCATTGAAGCATATCCTCCTGTGAAAAAGAATCAGCATGACCGGCTCATACATGCCCAAATCTTAAGAAGAGACTTAATTGAAAGAGCTAAAAAACTGCCGATCATTTTGGATATTCAGCCCAGGTTCGTCTCAAGTGATTTTCCATGGGTGATTGACAGAATTGGTGAGGATAGAATGAAGGATTGCTACGCTTGGAAAACGATGATATCAGAAGGATTAAAATGTGCAGGAGGTTCAGATGCCCCTATTGAGCCCATTGATCCTCTTCTCGGAATTTATTCAGCAGTTAAGAGAGAGAGTATTTACGATCATCAAGTATATATGCCTGAAGAGAAGCTTTCTGTGTATGAAGCAGTAGAGCTTTACACAAAAGGCAGTGCTTATGCCATCCATCACGAAAATGACCGCGGGTGTATTGCAAAGGGATATTCAGCTGACTTCACTGTGCTGAACCGGGATATTTTTAAAGAGGACGCACTGCTCGAAACAGAAGTGGTTATGACGGTTGTAGACAATACCATTGTATATAATAGAGAAAGACATGCAAATTAA